One Ignavibacterium album JCM 16511 genomic region harbors:
- the csm4 gene encoding type III-A CRISPR-associated RAMP protein Csm4, translated as MKAYKLKFQSSFHIDEGSAVDGPSETFIHSDTLFSALVSAARKFYGKEVAEKFLSPRAVVLSSAFPYYKEEFFLPKPLYFFPENLKEYEMIKVFKEAKFISKDLLFKILSGTQVEEKYYSKEHILNGCWRINKNIKSLEEEDKIFEVQEVPHIVMDRISNQTQIFYKTEVYFNKNAGLYFIADINEELLKQFETVLRFLGDEGIGADRTIGKGLFEVEEIKNFSLSTSNESGFYYLLSLYSPTKEEFEKIDPKKSFYDFKIRGGWISNNTLNRKNVRMFVEGSVLKFLSNNKPIGSIHKVLNANEYPDDLMYDIYRSGQSLFLPVTGGVNDN; from the coding sequence ATGAAAGCCTATAAACTAAAATTTCAATCATCATTTCATATTGATGAGGGAAGTGCTGTTGATGGTCCTTCGGAAACTTTTATTCACTCAGATACTTTGTTTAGTGCCCTGGTGAGTGCTGCACGTAAGTTTTATGGAAAAGAGGTAGCAGAAAAATTTCTTAGTCCAAGAGCCGTGGTATTATCCTCTGCATTTCCATATTATAAAGAAGAATTCTTTTTACCAAAACCATTGTACTTTTTCCCTGAGAATCTAAAAGAATATGAAATGATAAAGGTATTTAAGGAGGCTAAGTTTATTTCCAAAGATTTGCTTTTTAAAATTCTTTCGGGCACACAAGTAGAGGAAAAATATTATTCGAAAGAACACATATTAAATGGTTGCTGGCGCATAAATAAAAACATAAAAAGCTTAGAAGAAGAAGATAAAATTTTTGAAGTTCAGGAAGTCCCACACATTGTAATGGATAGAATATCTAATCAGACTCAAATATTTTATAAGACTGAAGTTTATTTCAATAAAAATGCTGGGTTATATTTCATTGCTGATATTAATGAAGAACTTCTTAAACAATTTGAAACAGTCTTAAGATTTCTTGGAGATGAAGGTATTGGCGCTGATAGAACTATTGGTAAGGGATTATTTGAAGTAGAAGAGATTAAGAATTTCTCATTATCCACTTCAAACGAATCAGGATTTTATTATTTGCTTTCTCTTTATTCCCCAACTAAAGAGGAATTTGAAAAAATTGACCCTAAAAAATCTTTCTATGACTTTAAGATTAGAGGTGGGTGGATTTCTAATAATACACTGAACAGAAAAAATGTTCGAATGTTTGTAGAGGGTTCTGTATTAAAATTCTTAAGCAATAATAAACCAATCGGTTCTATTCATAAAGTATTAAATGCAAATGAATATCCAGACGATTTAATGTATGACATCTATCGTAGCGGACAATCATTATTTTTACCTGTTACTGGAGGTGTAAATGACAATTGA
- a CDS encoding transposase, which yields MNQHFHRRNLPHLYFSDGIYFITSRLKNSIPLEKLEQLKNESLNIDDEKQKRLFKKYDALIDSGEYGEKYLNNVKCAEIVKSTLHYPDGKDYKLICYCIMPNHFHFVIGLLPKNKGISKIMQSIKRISARDCNKVLNRSGAFWQDESFDRWVRDDKELYFVIRYVLLNPMSAGLVDNWYDWEHTYCHSDYLVL from the coding sequence ATGAACCAACATTTTCACAGACGGAATTTACCACATTTATATTTTAGTGACGGAATTTATTTTATTACATCACGCTTAAAAAATTCCATACCACTCGAAAAACTTGAACAGTTGAAAAATGAATCATTAAATATTGATGATGAAAAACAAAAGAGGTTATTTAAGAAGTATGATGCTTTAATAGATTCTGGTGAATACGGTGAAAAGTATTTGAATAATGTTAAGTGTGCAGAAATTGTTAAATCAACACTCCATTATCCTGATGGAAAGGACTACAAATTAATTTGTTACTGTATTATGCCAAATCATTTTCATTTTGTAATTGGATTATTACCGAAAAACAAAGGTATTTCTAAAATAATGCAGTCAATAAAAAGAATATCAGCGCGCGATTGCAATAAAGTATTAAATCGTTCTGGTGCATTTTGGCAGGATGAAAGTTTTGATCGCTGGGTGCGTGATGATAAGGAATTATATTTTGTTATCAGATATGTATTGCTAAATCCGATGAGTGCTGGGTTGGTAGATAATTGGTATGATTGGGAACATACTTATTGCCATTCAGATTATTTGGTTTTGTGA
- the csm5 gene encoding type III-A CRISPR-associated RAMP protein Csm5, with the protein MTIDEKIKTAKQKLGEKIPCSIEVLTPVHIGSGVKLAEGIDFVKDNNSVHIVPQSELMKYLEDNPDERDRFISGNYKLNSLQRIPEGRRYNISLGRTSEINEFERNGYGKPYIPGSSIKGAIRTILLKKRFDELSNDEKNNLLNKVNNPKKEWAAEPIVKKLLGDDSNKNLMRVLEIFDAEFDTVDLEKVLILSLTNDLGTSYGWKQLWNRQNTTDHKRASQISCEILPVGLKSYFSISLHNFLMNDPTANSTLVFNEDSLSDIKKLVKTINFYSNQKLNKEKEFFEKLTTPKNLTTVIKEIDNLINRLNNLSQDEFIIRISWGSGWKGMTGDFLDDNWLQIFRNKYRLGKSGFDIFPKTRRIVFEEDEPKYLTGWVKVKLNDNKPVTLKKEKIEKDEKIDSNNWAAVLSQKYNVKETKKKK; encoded by the coding sequence ATGACAATTGATGAAAAAATTAAAACAGCAAAGCAAAAACTTGGTGAAAAAATTCCTTGTTCGATTGAGGTTTTGACGCCAGTTCATATTGGTAGTGGAGTGAAACTTGCTGAAGGAATCGATTTTGTAAAAGATAATAACTCCGTACATATTGTTCCTCAATCAGAATTAATGAAATATTTAGAAGATAATCCTGATGAGCGAGATAGGTTTATATCTGGTAATTACAAATTAAATTCACTTCAAAGAATACCCGAAGGCAGAAGATATAATATTTCATTAGGCAGAACTTCAGAAATAAATGAATTTGAAAGAAATGGATATGGTAAGCCATATATTCCTGGATCATCGATAAAGGGTGCAATAAGAACGATATTGCTAAAAAAGCGTTTTGATGAATTAAGTAATGATGAAAAGAATAATCTCTTAAATAAAGTTAATAATCCAAAAAAAGAATGGGCCGCCGAACCAATTGTCAAAAAATTACTGGGAGATGATTCAAATAAAAATTTAATGCGAGTTCTAGAAATATTTGATGCAGAATTTGATACAGTTGATTTGGAAAAGGTATTAATTTTAAGTCTAACAAATGATTTAGGAACTAGTTATGGATGGAAACAACTTTGGAATAGACAAAACACGACTGATCATAAACGTGCGTCTCAAATTTCTTGTGAAATATTACCAGTAGGTCTAAAATCTTATTTTTCAATTTCATTACATAACTTTTTAATGAATGATCCAACAGCAAATTCAACACTGGTATTTAATGAAGATTCTTTAAGCGATATAAAAAAACTTGTCAAAACCATAAACTTTTATTCTAACCAGAAACTAAATAAAGAAAAAGAATTTTTTGAAAAGCTTACAACTCCAAAAAATTTAACAACGGTTATTAAAGAAATTGACAATCTTATTAATAGGTTAAACAATCTCTCACAAGATGAATTTATAATAAGAATTTCCTGGGGAAGTGGCTGGAAAGGAATGACAGGAGATTTTTTAGACGATAACTGGTTACAAATATTTAGAAATAAATACAGACTGGGAAAATCGGGATTTGATATTTTTCCCAAAACCCGAAGAATTGTTTTTGAAGAAGATGAACCCAAATATTTAACAGGTTGGGTTAAAGTTAAACTAAATGATAATAAGCCCGTTACTCTAAAGAAAGAGAAAATTGAGAAAGATGAAAAAATTGATTCAAATAATTGGGCTGCAGTACTTAGTCAAAAATATAATGTGAAAGAAACTAAAAAGAAAAAATAA